In the Leptospira sp. WS4.C2 genome, one interval contains:
- a CDS encoding Spx/MgsR family RNA polymerase-binding regulatory protein → MSRSNPKVYEYSGCSTCRNALKYLKSKKVDFQQLPIRETPPSVGELKKAKQYLGDIKKLFNTSGKDYREGNWKEKLGNLSEEQIYKELSSNGNLVKRPFVVGDGWFLVGFKEEEWKGKFG, encoded by the coding sequence ATGAGTCGTTCCAATCCCAAAGTTTACGAATATTCTGGATGTAGTACCTGCCGCAATGCCCTCAAATATTTGAAATCTAAAAAAGTAGATTTTCAGCAGCTTCCAATCCGAGAGACTCCCCCCTCTGTGGGTGAGCTAAAAAAAGCAAAACAATACTTAGGTGATATTAAAAAGCTATTTAATACTTCAGGAAAGGACTACCGAGAGGGAAATTGGAAGGAAAAACTAGGAAATCTTTCGGAAGAACAAATTTATAAAGAGCTTTCGTCAAACGGAAATTTGGTCAAACGGCCTTTTGTTGTTGGAGATGGCTGGTTTTTGGTAGGGTTTAAGGAAGAGGAGTGGAAGGGGAAGTTTGGGTAG
- a CDS encoding SMP-30/gluconolactonase/LRE family protein, producing the protein MNTKINASFLHFWNFIPVSIISIFFLLISCRTPEEYFKNQIKEEVDLPYNPSIESIKSEGDLIKQNITINGSSLPAQDEILLQEDLGRAFVASIDGWIWKVDLTNNKAEPFIKTPLLPGGMVFHPKNNDIIFMCLSRGKQHDTNLVDGPGIYELTISTKQLRKIGTRVPLVDKTKEPLKNQIGIFYPKNKETKIPISQLNDTNSRNVEKADDLAISNDGERIYFTEPYDHPNSILGVSSQSKHEVLTLGRNGHLWKYDLKDNTASLVAHQYTYLDGILLEYSQGERESSILLNELSKSRLIRLHLTGDKEGKDEIVIEGIPGFPDGMDRDSLGRIWIAIPVERSKLITWLHKHPFWKRLVLYIPERLQPVSKKTGILALSPNGERPIYYSLHDGSLFSYIIVVVPGKEKLYLAVYQDGFKGFVTLQYPNNI; encoded by the coding sequence ATGAATACAAAAATTAACGCATCATTTCTTCATTTTTGGAACTTCATACCAGTTTCAATCATCAGTATATTTTTCTTATTAATTTCTTGCCGAACACCAGAAGAATACTTTAAAAACCAAATTAAAGAAGAGGTAGACCTTCCTTACAATCCGTCCATCGAGTCTATAAAATCAGAAGGAGATTTGATCAAACAAAATATAACAATCAACGGATCTTCTTTACCTGCTCAGGATGAGATTCTTTTGCAAGAAGATTTAGGCAGAGCCTTCGTTGCTTCTATTGATGGATGGATTTGGAAAGTAGATTTGACCAACAATAAAGCAGAACCATTTATAAAAACTCCGCTTTTGCCAGGCGGAATGGTCTTTCATCCAAAAAATAATGATATCATCTTTATGTGTTTATCACGCGGAAAACAACATGACACAAATCTTGTAGATGGACCAGGAATTTATGAATTAACCATTTCAACTAAACAATTACGTAAAATCGGAACTCGTGTTCCTCTTGTTGATAAAACAAAAGAACCATTAAAGAATCAAATCGGAATATTCTATCCAAAGAACAAAGAAACCAAAATTCCGATCTCGCAATTAAATGATACTAACAGTCGAAATGTGGAAAAAGCGGATGACTTAGCGATCAGTAATGACGGAGAACGAATATATTTCACAGAACCATACGACCATCCAAACTCAATTCTTGGTGTCAGTTCTCAATCAAAACATGAAGTGCTCACTTTGGGTCGTAATGGCCATCTTTGGAAATATGATTTAAAAGATAACACTGCAAGTTTGGTTGCGCACCAATACACCTATCTAGATGGAATTTTATTGGAGTATTCTCAAGGAGAAAGAGAATCTTCCATTCTGCTAAATGAACTTTCAAAATCGAGACTTATTCGATTACACCTAACGGGAGATAAAGAAGGGAAAGATGAAATAGTGATCGAAGGAATTCCCGGATTCCCTGATGGTATGGATCGCGATTCATTAGGACGTATTTGGATCGCTATCCCTGTCGAAAGATCTAAACTAATCACTTGGTTACACAAACATCCCTTTTGGAAACGTCTGGTCCTCTACATACCAGAGAGATTACAACCAGTTTCTAAAAAAACTGGAATTCTTGCTCTTTCACCTAACGGAGAAAGGCCGATTTATTACTCTTTACATGATGGAAGTTTGTTTTCCTACATTATCGTTGTTGTTCCAGGAAAGGAAAAATTGTATCTGGCAGTTTACCAGGATGGTTTCAAAGGATTCGTCACGCTTCAATACCCTAACAATATTTAG
- a CDS encoding SMP-30/gluconolactonase/LRE family protein encodes MKFQNSIYVVLIYLLSVGCNTGNIKIGKAYKFGNVPDSILEVSKPDPFLTNLSISIPELPGHDDLIFDNENQIAFASGMDGWIWKLDFKSNSATAWVKPPVNPAGLQFANKNNESILVCASRLGGVTYNEKQRVGLYEVNIKTKAIVPLLITLPKIENSDFETVYPESKRPTFALKNLNESNSRAFSLCNDLAVSNDGNRIYISEPFERSDAAMGSGAVPEAIGLYPHGKLWLYDRKQNTVSLVMSGFTFVDGIIIADHTNSTEESVIITETTKFRIIKAYINGSKEGRFEVLFENLPGLADGLERDSKGRIWVGIIKPRSSLVNMVHNNPWLKPFLLSLPQRILPIAKKTGILILDPSGKKTIYYSMHDGSKIKDISVAVPNLETVYFPSFDTSSKGLYSIPAASFKLGE; translated from the coding sequence ATGAAATTTCAAAATTCTATATATGTAGTTTTGATCTATTTATTGTCCGTTGGATGTAATACTGGAAACATTAAAATTGGAAAAGCCTATAAATTTGGCAATGTCCCCGATTCAATTTTAGAAGTCAGTAAACCAGATCCATTTTTAACTAATTTGAGTATCAGCATACCAGAGTTACCTGGTCATGATGATCTTATTTTCGATAATGAAAATCAAATTGCCTTTGCCTCTGGAATGGACGGTTGGATTTGGAAACTCGATTTTAAATCGAATTCGGCAACAGCTTGGGTAAAACCTCCTGTCAACCCTGCAGGGTTACAATTTGCAAACAAAAACAATGAATCCATATTAGTATGTGCTTCAAGACTTGGCGGTGTTACTTATAATGAAAAGCAGCGAGTAGGTTTGTATGAAGTAAATATAAAAACAAAGGCTATAGTTCCACTTCTCATAACTCTACCAAAAATTGAAAATTCAGATTTTGAAACTGTTTATCCAGAATCTAAACGTCCCACCTTTGCCTTAAAAAATCTTAACGAATCAAACTCTAGAGCTTTTTCTTTATGTAATGATCTCGCAGTATCAAATGATGGAAACAGAATTTATATCTCCGAACCATTTGAAAGATCTGATGCTGCTATGGGAAGCGGAGCAGTACCAGAAGCAATCGGTCTCTATCCTCACGGTAAACTTTGGTTGTATGATAGAAAACAAAATACAGTTTCACTTGTGATGAGTGGATTCACTTTTGTGGATGGTATTATTATTGCTGATCATACAAATTCTACAGAAGAATCGGTAATTATTACTGAGACTACAAAGTTTAGAATCATCAAAGCATATATCAATGGTAGCAAAGAAGGTAGGTTTGAAGTGTTATTTGAAAACCTACCCGGCCTTGCTGACGGATTGGAACGAGATTCAAAAGGTAGAATTTGGGTTGGAATCATTAAACCACGTTCTAGTCTTGTAAATATGGTTCACAACAATCCGTGGCTAAAACCATTTCTCCTATCTCTTCCGCAAAGAATATTACCAATCGCAAAAAAAACTGGCATCCTTATACTCGATCCTTCAGGTAAAAAAACAATCTATTACTCAATGCATGATGGCTCAAAAATAAAAGATATTTCCGTTGCGGTTCCCAATTTAGAGACTGTATACTTTCCATCATTTGATACTTCCTCTAAAGGTTTGTATTCCATTCCTGCCGCAAGTTTTAAGTTAGGCGAATAA
- a CDS encoding M24 family metallopeptidase, giving the protein MPLTNEKGLLSRLSSKFSKLKSESIRIPTAEEKVGFKKAQKLAYDCVTAIEKEMVPGWTEKQTAKRMDEYLRDHGVKVFLHRPFAWFGEHARFDGYKRFTQFHPGKKILKEEESFILDVSPVVDGYIGDIGYSSSLVKNSELDSGMKYLLQLREEIPKYFNSSMTPSEIWWKIDSDAKNSGFDNIHALYPFAVLGHRVYKVNLPNISFPLLPISFASWFSLQGSYEFLSHKVLPELLTPDHEGDKVGLWAIEPHLGRGKTGFKFEEILVVEDNKVYWLDDDVPHVKKYQTLKETK; this is encoded by the coding sequence ATGCCCCTAACAAATGAAAAAGGATTGTTATCGAGATTATCCTCGAAGTTCTCTAAATTAAAATCTGAATCAATCAGAATCCCTACAGCTGAGGAAAAGGTGGGTTTTAAAAAAGCTCAAAAATTGGCGTATGATTGTGTGACAGCCATTGAAAAAGAAATGGTTCCTGGATGGACTGAAAAACAAACCGCTAAACGGATGGATGAATATTTACGTGACCACGGTGTTAAAGTTTTTTTGCATAGGCCCTTTGCTTGGTTTGGTGAACACGCAAGATTCGATGGATACAAACGTTTCACTCAATTTCATCCCGGTAAAAAAATACTAAAAGAAGAAGAATCTTTTATTTTAGACGTATCTCCTGTCGTTGATGGTTATATAGGCGATATTGGTTACTCATCTTCCTTAGTAAAAAATTCTGAGTTAGATTCAGGTATGAAATATTTGTTACAACTTAGAGAAGAAATTCCTAAATACTTTAATTCCTCTATGACTCCTTCAGAGATTTGGTGGAAAATTGATTCGGATGCTAAGAATTCTGGCTTCGATAACATCCATGCTTTGTATCCATTTGCTGTCCTTGGCCACCGGGTTTACAAGGTAAATCTACCAAATATTTCCTTTCCCTTATTACCGATTAGTTTTGCGAGTTGGTTCAGTTTGCAGGGATCCTATGAATTTTTATCACATAAAGTTTTACCTGAACTACTAACACCGGATCACGAAGGGGATAAGGTGGGGTTATGGGCAATAGAGCCACATTTGGGTCGAGGAAAAACTGGGTTTAAGTTTGAGGAAATATTAGTAGTTGAGGATAACAAAGTTTACTGGTTAGACGATGACGTTCCGCATGTAAAAAAATACCAAACATTAAAGGAAACAAAATGA
- a CDS encoding helix-turn-helix transcriptional regulator → MFATNSMQTDFHSHYAATLAISLEKNITIETELGKDDYRVALVGPNTYHRTVSPGVEMVALLIDPETYEFGSISGTISSGEVKRLDIQNFSPLIDSLWSLYYGDLNDEEATKLQLNLLRTVYPFDTLKTSVDPRIQKIAKKIRMEVPDSIRMKEIGKDFSISEDRLIRLFKENLGIPLRRYLLWVRILRAVKEIKAGNNLTEAAHAAGFSDSAHFSRTFKENFGFIPSLFFGHLKTAEVRFCEPDESFQ, encoded by the coding sequence ATGTTTGCAACTAACAGTATGCAAACAGATTTTCATTCACATTATGCTGCCACCCTTGCCATTTCCTTAGAAAAAAATATCACAATCGAAACAGAGTTAGGTAAAGACGATTACCGAGTCGCTTTAGTGGGCCCGAATACCTACCATAGAACCGTTTCGCCTGGAGTAGAAATGGTAGCCTTACTCATCGATCCAGAAACCTATGAATTTGGTTCTATATCCGGTACTATTTCTTCAGGCGAAGTCAAACGATTGGACATTCAAAATTTTTCCCCGTTAATCGATTCGCTTTGGTCATTGTATTATGGTGACCTGAATGATGAAGAGGCCACCAAACTTCAATTAAATTTACTTCGTACTGTATATCCATTTGATACATTAAAAACGAGTGTCGATCCAAGAATTCAAAAGATTGCAAAAAAAATTCGTATGGAAGTTCCTGATAGCATTCGGATGAAAGAGATTGGAAAAGATTTTTCTATTTCAGAAGATCGATTGATTCGTTTGTTTAAAGAAAATCTTGGGATTCCGCTGCGAAGGTATTTATTATGGGTTCGCATTCTACGTGCAGTAAAAGAAATAAAAGCGGGAAATAATCTTACAGAAGCGGCTCATGCAGCAGGCTTTTCGGATTCTGCTCATTTTTCTAGGACGTTTAAAGAAAACTTTGGATTTATACCTTCATTATTCTTCGGACATCTTAAAACCGCAGAAGTTCGATTTTGCGAACCAGATGAAAGCTTCCAATAA
- a CDS encoding iron chaperone: MKSKIPKSIDEYIENFPEETQIILQKIRKMIQKEVPEATEVISYAMPTFVLNGTLVHFAAYPKHIGFYALPSGNLAFQKEISKYKFGKGSIQFPLNEPIPYVLIKKIVKFRVGENLQKAKRKIQKKKLTRIKKQT; encoded by the coding sequence ATGAAATCAAAGATTCCTAAATCAATCGATGAATATATTGAGAACTTTCCGGAAGAAACTCAAATCATCCTTCAGAAGATTAGAAAGATGATTCAAAAAGAAGTTCCTGAAGCAACTGAAGTAATTAGTTATGCGATGCCAACATTTGTGTTGAATGGAACATTGGTACATTTTGCGGCGTATCCAAAACATATTGGATTTTATGCACTTCCTTCTGGCAACCTTGCCTTCCAAAAAGAAATTTCTAAATATAAATTTGGGAAAGGTTCTATTCAATTTCCTTTGAATGAGCCAATTCCTTATGTTTTGATTAAAAAAATTGTTAAATTTAGGGTAGGTGAAAATTTGCAAAAAGCAAAACGAAAGATCCAAAAAAAAAAGCTTACCCGTATAAAAAAACAAACCTAA
- a CDS encoding MATE family efflux transporter, translating to MTSASLWNDLKKALAGSEEDYTEISLRKALFLLSVPMVLELVLESVFAVVDIYFVSALGASAVATVGLTETYLFLLYSVAMGLSFSVTAIVARRIGEKEKDKAGVAAIQSIWIAILASIPFAIAGIFFSKELLTLMGGDEWVLTEGYHYMQWMLGGNIVIILLFLINAVFRGAGDAAISMRVLWISNGLNIILDPIFIFGWGPVPAYGITGAAIATNLGRGIGVIFQLWLLFQGGKHIKILRSHLKIEWSTIKGILKTSLGGIGQMIVGMTSWIFIMRILSEFGSQTLAGATIALRTMMFTMMPSWGMSNAVATLVGQNLGAGKPERAEQSVWFTGFCNMGYLILVSIIYFFWSENIISIFTDDKEVIRIGGEWLQIVSYSYFIYAWWMAAGQAFNGAGDTITPTKINVIFFWIIQIPLAYILGKHLAFGPTGVFWAIMISESSVGLFTLWLFTKGKWKQTKV from the coding sequence ATGACTAGTGCGAGCTTATGGAATGATTTAAAAAAAGCACTCGCTGGTTCTGAAGAAGACTATACAGAAATTAGCCTCCGTAAGGCTTTATTTTTGCTTTCAGTTCCAATGGTATTAGAGCTGGTATTAGAATCGGTATTTGCAGTTGTCGACATTTATTTTGTCAGTGCATTAGGTGCCTCTGCGGTTGCAACTGTCGGCCTTACCGAAACCTATTTGTTCCTATTGTATTCTGTTGCTATGGGATTATCGTTTTCAGTAACTGCAATTGTTGCAAGAAGGATCGGCGAAAAGGAAAAAGATAAGGCAGGAGTAGCAGCAATTCAATCCATTTGGATTGCCATTCTTGCTTCTATTCCATTTGCAATTGCTGGAATATTTTTTTCTAAAGAACTTTTGACTCTAATGGGTGGAGATGAATGGGTTCTGACAGAAGGATACCATTATATGCAATGGATGTTAGGTGGAAACATTGTAATTATCCTACTTTTTCTTATTAACGCAGTGTTTCGTGGAGCGGGTGATGCTGCGATATCGATGAGAGTGTTATGGATTTCCAACGGATTGAACATTATTTTGGATCCTATTTTTATCTTTGGCTGGGGGCCTGTTCCTGCCTATGGGATTACTGGTGCAGCGATTGCGACAAACTTAGGACGTGGGATCGGAGTAATCTTTCAACTGTGGTTATTATTTCAAGGTGGGAAACATATTAAAATTCTCAGATCACATCTCAAAATCGAATGGAGTACAATTAAAGGTATATTAAAAACTTCGCTTGGCGGTATTGGCCAAATGATCGTGGGTATGACCTCCTGGATTTTTATTATGAGGATCCTTTCTGAATTTGGAAGTCAAACTCTAGCTGGAGCAACCATTGCCCTCAGGACTATGATGTTTACCATGATGCCTTCTTGGGGAATGTCTAATGCCGTTGCCACTTTAGTAGGGCAAAATTTAGGAGCAGGAAAACCCGAACGAGCAGAACAATCCGTTTGGTTTACTGGATTCTGTAACATGGGTTATTTGATTCTTGTCTCTATCATTTACTTCTTTTGGAGCGAAAATATAATTTCGATTTTCACTGATGATAAAGAAGTGATTCGAATTGGTGGAGAATGGTTACAAATTGTATCCTATTCTTATTTCATCTATGCATGGTGGATGGCTGCAGGACAGGCATTTAATGGTGCAGGAGACACGATCACTCCCACAAAAATCAATGTGATTTTCTTTTGGATCATTCAAATTCCTCTGGCTTATATATTAGGAAAACATTTAGCATTTGGACCCACTGGAGTTTTTTGGGCAATCATGATTTCAGAATCTTCCGTAGGTCTGTTTACTCTTTGGTTATTTACGAAGGGAAAATGGAAACAAACAAAGGTTTAA
- a CDS encoding SRPBCC domain-containing protein codes for MFKSDIVFALEEKVVRIERLFNAPLQLVWEVWTNPLHIEKWWGPKGFTNPTVEFDFKVGGSYRIVMRSPDGVDYPVKGKFLEITPFQSFVISDLVDEHPEEWVKDVQKMAGVTGDRELLNSKLRVLFEEAEGKTKVTLFTEFANNQIRDGFANSGMKEGWSESFEKLETNALPNPNQISLEKKLNHPQELVFNAFANPLTIDTWWGPSGFKTTTQTMDFRVGGKWIFTMLGPDGTIWPNTIKYKEIRKFDYLEYLHGSGEENKNDDFLVNVYLIAIDKNQTIVKMQMTFPDTNVRNAVIGFGAIESGQQTLSKLDLFLSKNHDSV; via the coding sequence ATGTTTAAATCAGATATCGTATTTGCGTTAGAAGAAAAAGTAGTCCGCATCGAACGTTTGTTTAATGCCCCCTTACAACTTGTTTGGGAGGTATGGACTAATCCACTACATATTGAAAAGTGGTGGGGTCCGAAAGGATTTACCAATCCAACAGTGGAATTTGATTTCAAGGTAGGCGGGTCATATAGAATTGTTATGCGATCACCTGATGGAGTTGATTATCCAGTTAAAGGAAAGTTCTTAGAAATCACACCATTTCAAAGTTTCGTGATTAGCGATTTGGTAGATGAACATCCTGAGGAGTGGGTAAAGGATGTTCAGAAAATGGCGGGCGTCACTGGCGATCGGGAACTATTGAATTCAAAATTGCGAGTTTTATTTGAAGAGGCAGAGGGAAAAACGAAAGTAACTCTCTTCACTGAATTTGCAAACAATCAAATTCGCGATGGATTTGCCAATTCAGGTATGAAAGAAGGTTGGTCAGAAAGTTTCGAAAAATTAGAAACGAATGCTTTGCCTAACCCGAATCAAATCAGTTTAGAAAAGAAATTAAACCATCCACAAGAATTGGTATTTAATGCATTTGCAAACCCTCTGACGATTGATACTTGGTGGGGACCCAGTGGATTTAAAACAACAACGCAAACAATGGACTTCAGAGTCGGAGGGAAATGGATTTTTACAATGCTTGGACCAGATGGAACTATCTGGCCAAACACAATTAAATATAAGGAAATTAGAAAATTCGATTATTTAGAATATTTACATGGATCTGGCGAAGAAAATAAAAATGATGATTTTTTAGTAAACGTCTATCTAATTGCAATCGATAAAAATCAAACTATAGTAAAGATGCAAATGACTTTTCCTGATACAAACGTTCGAAATGCTGTAATCGGCTTTGGAGCAATTGAAAGCGGACAACAGACACTCTCAAAATTAGATTTATTCTTGAGTAAAAATCATGACTCAGTATAA
- a CDS encoding ArsR/SmtB family transcription factor: MVKLRESENALNATFQALADPTRRKILMQLVSGEATVLQLAEPFEMSIPGISKHLKVLEKAGLIEKGKTAQFRPCRLKVEALQEANQWLEQYKRLWEERLDRLDAYLIELQKTKGKE; this comes from the coding sequence ATGGTTAAATTGAGAGAATCTGAAAACGCACTGAATGCAACTTTCCAGGCATTGGCAGATCCGACGCGAAGGAAGATATTGATGCAATTAGTTTCTGGAGAAGCCACTGTCCTTCAGCTAGCAGAACCTTTCGAGATGAGTATACCCGGAATCTCCAAACATCTAAAAGTGCTCGAAAAAGCTGGGTTAATCGAAAAAGGAAAAACAGCACAGTTTAGACCGTGCCGTTTGAAAGTAGAAGCACTCCAAGAAGCCAACCAATGGTTGGAACAATACAAAAGGCTATGGGAAGAACGATTGGATCGCTTGGACGCATACCTAATCGAACTACAAAAAACAAAAGGAAAAGAATAA
- a CDS encoding transglutaminase domain-containing protein, producing MADFKVIHKTKYSYDDTVAYCHNMAHMYPLTSPHQDCFRTHVTVNPKPVVSSFRRDYFGNQVFLFSVEDPHRFLEVVVESTVRTHHSLGIDLYKSTPWENIYSLIHESTLDADLLSIEYIQPSSFIAAKESYSEFARMFFTNGKPVYVAALEMTSYIYQTFQYDPKATSINTPIDQILYERKGVCQDFSHLMIAALRSLKIPTRYVSGYLETLPPPGTQKLQGSDATHAWVSVYCPTFGWMDFDPTNGKIITEEYIITAVGRDYADVSPLKGILFGGGKHKLKVEVDVIREQI from the coding sequence ATGGCTGATTTTAAAGTGATCCACAAAACTAAATATAGTTATGATGATACAGTTGCTTATTGCCATAATATGGCTCACATGTATCCATTGACATCCCCTCATCAAGATTGTTTTAGAACTCATGTGACCGTTAATCCCAAACCAGTAGTATCTTCCTTTCGAAGAGATTATTTTGGGAATCAGGTATTTTTATTTTCCGTTGAGGACCCACATCGTTTTTTAGAGGTCGTTGTTGAGTCAACAGTTCGGACACATCATTCTTTAGGAATTGACTTATATAAATCCACACCATGGGAAAATATATATTCACTCATTCATGAGTCAACATTAGATGCAGATTTGTTATCTATTGAATACATCCAACCTTCTTCGTTCATTGCAGCAAAAGAAAGTTATTCAGAGTTTGCGCGGATGTTTTTTACAAATGGGAAACCGGTTTATGTTGCTGCTTTGGAGATGACGAGTTATATTTATCAAACATTCCAATATGATCCAAAGGCCACAAGTATCAATACGCCTATTGATCAAATCCTTTATGAAAGAAAAGGTGTGTGTCAGGATTTTTCACATTTGATGATTGCCGCATTACGCTCGCTAAAGATTCCTACTCGTTATGTAAGCGGTTATTTGGAGACTTTACCTCCGCCCGGAACTCAGAAATTACAAGGTAGTGATGCGACTCATGCTTGGGTTTCCGTTTACTGTCCTACGTTTGGCTGGATGGATTTTGATCCTACAAACGGGAAGATCATAACTGAAGAATATATTATAACAGCCGTAGGGCGAGATTACGCAGATGTATCGCCCTTAAAAGGAATTTTATTCGGTGGCGGAAAACATAAACTGAAAGTAGAAGTAGATGTGATTCGTGAACAAATATGA